The proteins below come from a single uncultured Carboxylicivirga sp. genomic window:
- a CDS encoding glycosyl hydrolase 53 family protein has product MISIKWLTNLSLLFVVLLLSSCNNKSNTEESKKNSLTDKFMMGVDLSYVNQVEDHGGVYKMNNEKVEPFKLFRDKGANVVRLRLWNNPQWTYDVYGDNTPLYSAFEDVKKSIKRSKDNGMAVNLDFHYSDVWADPQHQKVPQAWTQITDINVLCDSVYNFTYNTLNVLLKDGLLPEMVQIGNETNCGFMLHEANEKFPNLSICDENWESFGKVLNAGIKAVRDIDAKAKTQTIVALHVADPKNLEWFFNGVINKGQVYDFDVAGFSYYPHWHTDISFQELPKLVAKLKAEIHKEIVILETAYPYTLEDADSYGNIFGENSGIEGYPISIEGQRSFLIDLVKNMKEAGAKGVMYWEPAWITSGMKDLWGQGSGWDNATLFDLDGNVTAALDYLSTGADKNKGAN; this is encoded by the coding sequence ATGATTAGTATTAAGTGGTTAACGAATCTAAGTTTGCTTTTTGTTGTGTTGCTTCTTTCAAGTTGTAACAATAAGTCAAACACGGAAGAATCCAAAAAAAATAGTCTGACTGATAAATTTATGATGGGAGTAGATCTTTCGTATGTTAATCAGGTTGAAGATCATGGTGGAGTATATAAAATGAACAATGAAAAAGTTGAACCTTTTAAATTGTTTAGAGATAAAGGAGCTAATGTTGTAAGATTACGACTATGGAATAATCCCCAATGGACATATGATGTATATGGTGATAATACTCCTTTGTATAGTGCATTCGAAGATGTGAAAAAATCAATTAAGAGATCAAAGGATAATGGTATGGCAGTAAATCTCGATTTTCATTATTCTGATGTGTGGGCCGATCCTCAACACCAAAAGGTTCCGCAAGCATGGACTCAAATTACAGATATAAATGTGTTGTGCGATTCAGTTTATAACTTTACCTATAATACACTAAATGTATTATTAAAAGATGGATTATTACCAGAAATGGTTCAGATTGGAAATGAAACCAACTGTGGTTTTATGCTACACGAGGCCAATGAAAAATTTCCAAACTTATCTATTTGTGATGAAAACTGGGAATCATTTGGTAAAGTACTTAATGCTGGCATAAAAGCTGTGAGAGATATAGATGCAAAAGCAAAAACACAAACAATAGTAGCTTTGCACGTGGCCGATCCAAAAAATCTCGAATGGTTTTTTAATGGTGTTATTAATAAGGGACAAGTATATGATTTTGATGTGGCCGGATTTTCGTACTATCCACATTGGCATACTGATATTTCATTTCAGGAACTGCCAAAATTGGTTGCAAAACTAAAAGCTGAAATTCATAAAGAAATAGTAATACTCGAAACTGCCTATCCATATACCTTGGAAGATGCTGATTCGTATGGAAATATTTTCGGGGAAAACAGCGGAATCGAAGGTTATCCGATTAGCATTGAAGGTCAACGTTCATTTTTGATCGATTTGGTTAAAAATATGAAAGAAGCTGGCGCTAAAGGTGTCATGTACTGGGAACCAGCATGGATTACTTCTGGAATGAAGGATTTATGGGGGCAAGGTTCAGGATGGGATAATGCTACATTATTTGATTTAGATGGAAATGTAACTGCTGCTCTCGATTATTTATCAACTGGTGCAGATAAAAATAAAGGAGCTAATTAA